From the Astyanax mexicanus isolate ESR-SI-001 chromosome 9, AstMex3_surface, whole genome shotgun sequence genome, one window contains:
- the LOC111196666 gene encoding uncharacterized protein LOC111196666 isoform X1 has product MESHLSTSGGEPPVPQLQTSTAEPSEPGSVSVQSNMSMSNTYNFSKEEDPSESSCVSIKSNKSLVNPYDFSKKEDPPESSCVSMKSNKSLVNPYDFSKEEDPPESSCVSMKSNKSLVNPYDFSKEEDPPESSCVSMKSNKSLVNPYDFSKEEDPPESSCVSMKSNKSLVNPCNFRNKEPSCVFVKSDNAVFEPPDLSTGEPGINPRGRSGLIQDQYSCGVCEQVLTDPVSITCEHSFCRRCINSFWNRTALSGDFICPCCRKRSRTRPALHPHIEESINQDSYQPVDDVLQRI; this is encoded by the exons ACTACAGACATCCACAGCAGAACCTTCAGAACCAGGCAGTGTGTCTGTGCAGAGCAACATGTCAATGTCAAATACTTATAACTTcagtaaagaagaagatcctTCAGAGTCTAGCTGTGTGTCTATAAAGAGTAACAAGTCACTGGTCAATCCTTATGACTTCAGTAAAAAAGAAGATCCTCCAGAGtctagctgtgtgtctatgaagagtaacaAGTCACTGGTCAATCCTTATGACTTcagtaaagaagaagatcctccagagtctagctgtgtgtctatgaagagtaacaAGTCACTGGTCAATCCTTATGACTTcagtaaagaagaagatcctccagagtctagctgtgtgtctatgaagagtaacaAGTCACTGGTCAATCCTTATGACTTcagtaaagaagaagatcctccagagtctagctgtgtgtctatgaagagtaacaAGTCACTGGTCAATCCTTGTAACTTCAGAAATaaagagcccagctgtgtgtttgtgaagaGCGACAACGCAGTTTTTGAACCTCCTGACTTGAGTACTGGAGAACCTGGTATTAATCCAAG GGGGAGGAGTGGTCTGATCCAGGATCAGTACagttgtggagtgtgtgagcaGGTTCTGACAGATCCAGTCTCGATCACCTGTGAACACAGTTTCTGCAGACGGTGTATCAACAGCTTCTGGAACAGAACTGCTCTGTCAGGAGACTTTATCTGTCCCTGTTGCAGAAAGAGATCTAGAACACGTCCTGCTCTACATCCACACATAGAGGAGTCTATAAATCAGGATTCCTACCAACCAGTGGATGATGTTCTGCAGAGAATATAA